TGCTGCGTCTTGATTACCTCTTTCTGCGTAGTCATCACCTGCTCTGCAGCTGACAGCTGCGCCTGCATCTCTTCGATGCGTTGCTCGTAGCGTGCACACTGCACCTCAAGACTGTCGCATCCGGCTTCGATGATAATCCGTGCAGGGCTTCCTTTGTCTGTCGTGGGCCGTCGGCTCACTTTCACATGCGCCTGTCCCCGGCGAGCCGTGTAGCCTGCACCTGCGGGCAGAAGGGCAAGACTGTCTTCAGCTACGCTTAGCGTCACCCGTGACTCGGGCACCGTCACCCGCTGCTGCCACCACTTGAGGATGTTCGTCTGCCGTTCGGCTTCCTTCACTGCGCTGACGTGTTCTGTGCGGCTTTCCCTTGTCGCTGTCTTCACTGAGCGACAGCTCACCGCTGACAGGGCAAGCAGCACGATGAGGACAGAGCTGGATAGCCTCGATAGCCCGCGAGAGGCGGTTGAGGGCACGGCGTGTCTTGTCGTTCTCGCCGCGGAGTTCTTCCATTTTCTCATAATTGATGCGGTTTTGTTTATGAAGCCCCACAAGTTCAGCACTGACCATGTCATACATCTGCTTGTAGGTGTCTTCCACTTTCTTCTTCTCTTCCACCGTTCTGAGGCGGCGGTTCGCAATCCAGGCAATGGCAGCACCGATACCGCCCGAAGGGATAGCCCATTGCAGGATTTGGAATATTGTCTCTGCCATTGTCGTTGGTTTTTATCGTTAAACTTGTCTGATGCCTATCGAGCGCAGCCAAGTTGGAACATCGAAACTCGGGCACGCCTTGCCGGGGTTCAGCTCATGATGTCCAACGATGCGAATCTGCGGGAACCGCGCGTGGAAGTCCTCCACATAGCGTTTCAACGCTTCGCGCTGCGCCTCGGTGCGCGTATCCTTCGGCTTCCCTGCTTTGTCGCAGCCACCCACATACACAATATGTCGGCTCACGCTGTTATAGCCTGCAGCACCGTTGGTCACCTCCCATGGATCAACATTAGCGTCCTCGTTGTTATTAACGAGTCGTTCCACGCGTCCGTCCAAGTGCACCATGTCTGTATAGCCTACCTGTTTCCAACCACGGCCTGCAGGAGGGGGCGCAGTGTGCCAGCGGCGTATTTCGTCCGCGCTCACCTCACGCCCCTCCGGGGTGGCCGTGCAGTGGATAACGAGATATTGTATTGACTTGCTCATTCAATTCTTACGATTAAGAAGCCTTGTATCCGCTCATCATCACTACGCCGGCATCAGCCAGCTTTGGCATGCAGAGGAAGTAGTGGCGGAAGTTGATCTTGTTGCGCTGATACTCAGGGTCGGTTGCTGCCTCGCTGTAGTACATCTTCGTCGAACCTGTCGCCTTGAAGACGCGCGGTGTGTAGAATGCGAACGAGCAGTTAAACTCGCCGGCCCCGGCAGCCACGCCCAAGTTCTTCTTCTTTCCTGCCTGCGTGTAGAGCGGTGTATTGGCATACTCATAGACATCGAAGCCGAAGAGCTTACCCACCTTACCTGTAGCGCGGTCAATATTATACTGCTCGCGGAAGGTCTGACTGACAAGTAATAGGTCATTCACGTGGTCAGAACAAAGTACTAAACGTCGGTTCTCTGCCGGCACGTGTAACTTATCCATCGCGGCTTTCAGTGCCACCAAGTCGGCCATCGTCAGCCGAAGGCGACCCGTTTCAGCATCGCGTTCGCCCGTGGTTTTTAGCACGGGAGTCTTAGCGGTGTTCTCCTGTGCACAGAGGGCATGAGCGGCTTTTGTAAACTTAGAATCGTTGATGGAATTGCCATGCGATTCCTTCACGCGAGCCATCTTATCATAGCTGGCCGCATAGAGCTCATCGTCGGTAATAGGTGTCACCTTGGTTTGGAACTTATCCAACTTCACAGCAATATCTTTGTCATTCAAGGCCTGCGAAGGTATCGGATAGGTCGTGTTGTTGATCAGGACATCAGGGTCTACGCCAACCTCTACAAGGTGTATCACGTCATTTTTGACGATTGTACTCTGATCAGGTACACCGTCAAGCCATGACCCTTCCAGCCCACCGCGCAGCGATTTTACCAACTCACCTGTCCATACTTCCGTAAAGACACCTGCACGCAGGGTATCCTTGGGCAGACATGCACCTATGGCAATGGCAATCACATTCAATGCCACCGCACCAATCCAAGGCGCAACGCCTACAGCTAAGGCTATCAAACTTCCGACAATCGCATTGACCAGCAATGCAATCATCAATTTCATAACTAATCTCTTCATGTTACTCATTTTTTTACTTTTACTTTCTTACTTTTATTTCTTTGCCTTTTCAAAGTTCGCATTTCATGCCGTACTCTGCTTCGTAGAGCTTCTTGTACTCATCCACGTTCTCGGCACGCAGCTTCACAAGTTCGTCAGCCGGTACTTCACTGAGTTTCGTGTAGGTCTTTTCACTATCTGATACAGGGGCACTTCCATGATGCCCAAGCATTGAAGACAGCTTCACCTGTGGCTTCATAGCCTGCAAGGTGTTTTCCAACTCCTCGGCACCGATCTTCTTGCCCAGCTCCACAAACTGCTCCTTATGCTGCGCGTCAAGACGCTTTTCAGCGATAGCAGTGTCAACCAACTGCGCAATACGCGCGTCGGTCAGCTTCTGTGCCTCCGCCTTTAAGGTGTCGTTTTCCTGCTGCACGGCCGTCAGCTGTGCCAGCTTCTCGTTAATCTCTTTCTCCGTTGCCGTCTCCGGCAGCCCCAACTGCAGGGCAATGACTTTCTGTTCCATGTCTTCTTGATTTTGATTGTTATTTTGATTGATAAGGGGGAGCCCGCAGGTTCCGTCCTTACTTAAAGTTATCCGCTTCCCGTCTTTTTCCAGTACGATTGCATCGTCATTGGCACCCACATCGGCCACGCTCACCTCAAAGAGGCGACTCTTCGTGATTGTCGGGCGGGTCTGTCCTGGTACCAGTAAGGCAGGGTCTTCGCTGGTCTCAATAATCTCAAGCCCTGCACTGACCATCCTGAGGCTGCCGAATTCAAACTGCTTCTGACAGCGCTCACTCTGTTCTGAAGCGCAGTCGAACATCAGTTCTCCCGTTATCTCATCATTCTCCACCTTCGGGTCTTTCACGTAGCCCACCACATTGCCGCGCTCATGCATATATAAAAGTACGGGGTTTCGCTTGTACTGTTCCACATCAATGCCTGCTGTCAGTACGCGAAAGCCGTAGCAGTTCAGGCTTTCATTTGAAATTCTTACTCTTTTTCCCATTGCTTTGTAAAATTTGATGATGCAATATTAGCGTATAAATCTTTTGCCGCAAAATAATGGGGAACGCAGTTCAGTATATACTGAACGCAGTTCACACTTTCTTTTAAGTGTCAATATTTTAGACCAATTTTGCAGGCATAATTCAAACATTATCATAACGAAATGACAAAAGAAACTGAAAAGAAAAAATCGCTCGCCCGGTCACTCTACCTCGCGGGAATGGAGCAGAATGAGATTGCCGAAAAGGTAGAAGTCTCGCGTATAACCATCTCAAGATGGGTGAATAACGAGGGGTGGAAAGAAGCCCGCGCTGCAAAGAATATCTCGCGTCCTGAATTAGTGAACAAACTCCTGCTCACCATTGATGGAATGATAGAGAATGTGAATAAATCGAATGATCCTACACTTGTCGGTTCATTAGCTGACAAGCTGTCCAAGCTCTCATCAACAATTGAGAAACTTGATAAGAAAGCAAATGTCATCGACGCTATAGAGGTGTTCATGGCTTTCAACCGGTGGATACAGGACCAAGCCTCCTACGACCCGGAGATTACCCCCGAACTCATCAAGGCGATTAACAAGTATCAGAATAAGTTCCTCATGGAGCGTATGCAGAACCCGTCTACATTATAATACACAACAAGTATGGCTACGATTACAGAACTCAAACAGATGCAGCTGGAGTGGCAGGAACACTGCCGGCAGATACAGAGCATCACAGACACGAAGAGTCTCGTCCGCGAGACGGCCGTTGAGAAAGAGCGGCGTATCCGCAGACTGCAAAAGGACTATGCCGCCTTTTGCGAGTATTATTTCCCGCATTTCCTGCAACAGCGTGACAAAGTCACTGGTGAAGTCGTGCGCATCGTACACAATGCACCCTTTCACAATGCTGCTGCACTGAAGGTGAAGAACACGCCTAATTTAAAAGCGGTGTTTAAGTGGCCCAGAGGACACGCTAAGTCCACACATATGGACATTTTTACACCGTTGTGGCTGATGTTCCAGCCTAAACGCCTGATTGACTTCATGGTCGTTGTCGGCAAGTCCGAGGACAGCGCAAACCGCTTGTTAGGAGATATTCAGGCTGAACTCGGCTATAACAAGCGCATCATCGCCGATTTTGGAAAACAGATGTCTATGGGTGACTGGACAGAAGGGGAGTTCACGACTAAGGACGGAGTGCATTTCCTGGCGTGTGGACGCGGACAGTCACCGCGTGGTTTGAGAAAGCGTGAGTCACGACCCGACTACATCGTCATCGACGACCTCGATGATGATGAGCTTTGCCGTAACCCTCGTCGCGTGCGCGAAATGACAGATTGGGTGAAGGAAGCGCTTTTTGGTGCACTTGATGTGGGCCGAGGTCGATTCATTATGGTGGGCAACCTTATCTCAAAAACCTCGGTACTGGCTGACATCTGCAAGACTAAAGGCGTACATGTGTCAGAAGTGAAGGCCGTCGACAGCGAGGGCAACCCTACATGGCGCGAAAAATGGACGAAAGAGGAAGCACGGACTTATGCCGAATTCGTAGGCTACCGCGCATGGGAAAAGGAAATGATGCACAACCCCATCATCGAAGGTACGGTCTTCAAGCAGGAATGGATAAAATATGCCAAGCGCCCTGCATGGCGCGACTTTGACGAACTCGTGCTCTACATAGACCCGTCGTGGAAATCGAAGAAAACAAACGACACCAAGGCGGCAAAACTGTGGGGTAAGTATAAGTCACAGCTGTGGCACCTGCGGGCCTTTGTCAGGAAGGCATCCGTGGCAGAACTTGTCCGGTGGTGCTATGACCTCTACGAGTGGAGTCTTGAAAAGAATATCTCTATCCGCTTCATGATGGAGGCCAGCTTCATGCAGGACATCATCCTCGACGATTTCACGATAGAGGGCACCCAGCGCGGCTATCAGCTACCCATCACGGGAGATAAGCGCAAGAAGCCGGACAAATTCCAGCGCGTGGAAGCTATCAGCCCGCTATGGGAGCGTGGTTTTGTCTATTATGACATTTCGCAAAAGGATGACCCGGACATGCAGGCGGGCATTGCGCAGACGCTGGCATTCGAAAAGGGCATGAGCGGCAACGATGATGCCCCCGACGCAGACGAAGGTGCAATATGGCAGTTGCAGCGCACTGCGCGGCAGGAAAGTTTTCAACCACAATTCAGTAAAAGAAGAACATCAAAAAACAGTTGGTAAGATGAAAAAATTAATCAAAGACATCATTTTCGCTTGGAAGTTCAAGCGTGCGGTCAGGAAAGCGGACTATCTGCGTCACATTACGCACCGCAAGTATATGGTCATCGTGATCAAGGGAAGACTTGAAGTCATTTCCAAACAGGATATCAAAAAGTTCGTCGCAGGTGGAGTATTCAGAAAAGGAATGACCGCCGCCGACATCGAACGCAAATCATTATATATAACATTGTAGCTTATGTTTGTAACAGATGAAGACTATCGGGTAGTAATCGGCGAAGCCGCTTTAAAAGTTGTTTCGCAGACCTCAGCCGATATACGGGCAGGTGCCGAGCGCGAGGCCATGGAGGAGATAGCAGGCTATCTGCGCCCTGTATACGACACCGAGGCTGCATTCAAAGCCGAAGGTGATAACCGCAACCGGCTCATCGTGATGTATGCCTGCGACATCGCCCTGTATCACATGACGGCTGCCATGCCTCAGAAGATGGGCAGTGAGATACGCAAAGAACGCTATGAGCGGGCGATTAAATGGCTTGAGGGTGTACAGGCTGGAAAGATTATTCCCGCGCTTCCCGTGGCCACGGATGCCGCCACGGGCGAGCCCTCCGGGACGGGCGTAGTGTGGCACTCACAAAAGCCCCTCAGACACAACTGGTAATAACCCATTAAAGTAATTTCTATGAATATCAGAAATATTTTTTCCTCGCTTCGTGGCCGTGACAACGACCGCATACTCCGCACCCCTTACGGCACCTTCAACCTTGCCAAGGACGATGAAAAGGCGCGCGTGAAGCACGTCATCATGCAGCTGCAGCAGACCACCGACGCCCTCACACGCAAGGATATCGCCGATTGGCGCCGTGCATGGCAGGCAGCTATCAATATTGACAACCCCAACCGCAGTCCGCTCTACGACATCTACCGCGACACCGATGCCGACGGACATCTTTCAGGGTGTATCCGGCAGCGCGAGGGTTTTGTCATGGCAAAGTCGTTCAAGATTGTAGATGACAAAGGAGAGGACAAACCTGAACTGCTTGACTACTTCGACCACGCGTGGTTCAAGGATTTTTGTCAATATGTACTTGATTCTCGCTATTGGGGGCATTCGCTCATTGAGCTGGGCGATATCATCGGTGCGGGAACGGCTGCCATGACTTATGATTGCGTGAGGCTCATTCCCCGCAAGCACGTCATTCCCGAATACGGGCGCGTCATCATGCAGCTCGGACAGGACTGGCGTGCAGGCATAGACTACCATTCACCGGCTGTGGCCCCTTCACTCATTGAGGCGGGCAAGCCTTACGACCTCGGACTGCTCCTGAAAGCTACGCTGCACACGATACCGAAGAAAAACATGCTCGCGTTCTGGGATACGTTCGGGGAAATTTTCGGCATGCCCATGCGCATCGCAAAGACCTCTTCGCGCGACAAGAAGGAGATTGACAGACTCCACAGGATGCTCATTGATGCGGGTGCGTCACAGACGGCAGTGATGCCGCTTGATACTGAACTTGAGTTCGTCGAGTCCACGAAGGCCGATGCCTATCATGTGTATAACGAGCGCGTCAGCAGGGCCAACTCCGAAATTTCGAAGCTCATCATCGGGCAGACAATGACCATTGAGGACGGCTCGTCACTCTCGCAAAGTCAGACCCACCTGCAAGTGTTGCAGAACCTCGTCGAGGGCGATGCCGACATGCTGCGTGACGTCATCAACAACCAGCTGCTGCCGCGCATGGTGGCACATAAGTTCCCACTTGCGGGGTGCCGCTTTGACTGGAACGACGCCATTGACTACACGCCCGAGCAGCAGGTGGCCTATGAGTCGATGATTGCCGACCGCTATGATGTCGACCCGGCATATTTCGCCGAGAAATATGCCATGCCCGTGGGGGAAAGAAGGAACCCCACCCCGACCCTCCCCCAAGGGGAGGGAGAAGAAACGGGCGGTAAAAAGAAAATGTCGTGGGGTGGGGCTGTCCATTTTTTCGACTGAGCCCCACTGACTATGTGGGGCTGCACAGCCGTTACAAGGAGATATTAAACGATGAGCATGCCGTCGCCTGCCTTGCCGGGAACATCGATGAAAAACAGCAAGAGCGACTCCGCGCAGCGTTCAAGTCGATGATGAAAGGCCTTTTTAAGCAGAAGGGCGCATCACTCGATATAAACATCATCGCGTCAAAAGAGGCGCAGACTTTTGTTGAAACGCATGCCGACGTGTTGAATAGTGCTTTTGAGCAGACGAAGATGTCTTCCACCATGCGCGACAGCTTGGAGCATTCCACCTATATCTTCTCCGGACTCAAAACTTTTCACGAACTCAATGAGGCCTTTCCTTCCTTGGTCGATGAGCAGGGTAATAAAAAGCCGTTTGAACGCTTTTTGAATGACGTTCAAAAGGTGGACAAAACCTATAATGAACATTACCTGCGCGCAGAATACAACTTTACCCACGCCGCAGCAGATATGGCGGCCAAGTGGGAGGAGTTTGCCGAGGACGGTGACCGTTACAACCTGCAGTATCGAACTGTCGGTGATGATCATGTGCGCCCCGAGCACGCTGCCTTAAACGGCACGACGCTACCTTTCAGCGATGCATTTTGGGACAGCTACTATCCGCCGAACGGTTGGAACTGCCGTTGCACGGTGGTGCAGGTGCGCAAGACGAAATATCCCGAAACACCGCGCGAGGAAGCCTACAGGCGTGGAGCCGAGGCCTTGGTTAATGACACGCGCGGCATATTCCGCTTCAATCCAGGCAAGCAGGGCAAGGCCATGCCCGACTATAACCCCTACAGCATACGCCGTTGCAACGACTGCGACCTTGCCAAGGGGAAGACAAACCTTGCCTTTGTGCCCGAGAATGAACTTTGTGCTGCGTGCAGATTAGTAAGACAATGCTTTGGGGATAAGTCCAAGTCCGATCGAGCCATTGAACGCATACATTACTTGCATGAAATGGAACCGCTGCTTAAGGTGAAGCATGAAAAGCCGATAGAAGGTGGAACGATCAAGGTAGGTTTCTCTACCTACGGCAACAAACACATCTTCTCCGACACATTCGGCAGGTCAAAGGTACTGGAGAAAGAGGACTTAAAAGATTTAGGGAAGATTCTTGCAAACAGTACCTTTGTTGATACATCTGCACTGACACACCCACGCAAGGATAATATTCAGCAGTTCTATTATTACGAGGCAGAATTACATGGGAAAAAAGTCAGACTGAATGTGGCGAAAGAAGTAAGAATAAGAAAAAATGGGCACATAGTTACCGATTACTATCTCTATTCTGTAAATGATATAAAATAAATAAAGCACCGAGGGCGGCGGTTAGGACTCAAATGCCAGGGTGCCATTCCTTCAGTGCTTTATCTGCTGCAAATATAATCATTATTTCAATACAAACAATAAAACAGATAATATTTTTTCATATTTTATCAAAAAAAAAGCCTGTCGGTCTCCATGCCGGCAGGCTTTTTCCTGAATGATACGCTGCTTATAATACACCTTTTACGCCATACACCTCAATACTCTCAAGAATATCCTCGTGATTGTGGTTGGTGATAGTTTCTGTGAGACGCAGGCCGTGAAAGCTGTCACCCTCCACGCTGTCCATGGCCGCGCGGATTTGGGCAATTAAAGCCCAAGCAGCCTCCTGTCCGCCCTCCACCCAGTCCGTCACGACGTGTAGCCTTACGCTGCCTTCACCATGATAGCCGCCACCCACGTAGGGCTGCCACGTAATAGGACCGAATTCCACGAACACCGCTGGACGTTCCCAGCCCTCTTCTTGTTCGATAAACTCAACATTGTGGTTCCAAAGGTCGATGTGCTTAACATCTTCTGCCTTTTCAATCGCGGCCTTGATGGCTTCATACAATTCTTTTCTCATCGTTATTTTAGTTTAAATTCGTTGTTAAAATACTCGCTTAGTTTTTTCTCTATGATTTCGGTAACGGCCTTTTCCACTTCAGGCGAGGCACCAAGGAACTGCCGCCGGGGAATGTGTATCACGCTGCCAACGCGCATCAAGGCCATATACTTCCAAAACGCTGCCTCACTGCTCAACTGTCGGGTACGCTTGTCGCCTCGCAGTTCACCGTTTTTCTTTCGTCCGAAGCCACCCACAGCCGCATAATGTCGGGCCCAAAAGTAACGTCTCATGCGGGCCGTCACCTTTATCTCGCCACCCTCGTTGTGTATCTCTGCCGCAGGGTGGGTCGTATAGAACGTCACACCGTCTGCCGTCGCGCGAGCCATCACGCTGCTACGCAGTTTGCCCGTGTTGACCAATGTGGCGCGTCCGGGGCGCAGCGGACTCTTGCGCCGCTCCCATTTTTCTGAAAAGAAGCCCTGACGCTCGAAGTTCCTATCGAACTCGTCCTTCAGTTCCACCCGTATATCGTTCAATATCCGGGCGAACACTTGTTCTAAATCGTTGTTACTCATCGTCGAAATCAAACAATAAAAGCGGACGGGGTGAGGCGGTGTTGTCGCGCCTTACCTTCACATCAATCTTGAGCATCTTATACATTGCACGCTCGCTGATACCATAAACGGGGTAAATATAGCGACGCCAAATTTCCCTATTCGAGAGACCTGACTTCGCCCACTGCTGATAAATCGCGTTCACGTCGGCCACGCGCTTGAGATAGCTCACGCCGCGACGGCGCTCATTGTCCACTTTCATTGTTTATAAAGATTGTTTTTTGTTATTAATTCATTTAACCGCAAAAGCATGGCAGCCCATTTGCTGCCATGCCGTCATATCCTACCATCGTATCTCCGGGACTTACATCCTGCAGAAGCTCGGCTCTATCCGACGCCATACATTCGTCTCCGGATTGCGCTTTGAGAAGTAGTAGTTGACCGCGTTCTTCTGTACCACGTTTGCTTCTTTGAAAAGCCCCATGATTTCACTGTACTCGCTGTCGAACTTATCCTCTAATTCATAGAGTTTCGAAATGCTCTTGTAATCAAGATCACCAGACTTGTTGCGCTCTAAGAGCGTCATGGCCATTTGATACATGGGGTCATCGGCCCCTTTTTCGCTCTTCTTCATATAACGCTTTAGGTAGTCAATAAGACGCTCGGCTGCAAGGTCGGCACGCTCGTCAAAGCCCTTAACCTTGTTACTTGCTATCTCCAGACGGAAGTCTCCGTCGGTGATGGTGTAGCTGCGCTGGTCGCTCTTGCGCAGTTGCCCATAATCGCGCATCACGCCCACAAAGCCTTCAACCTCACCCTGCAGCCAGTCATGAAAACTTTGCACGTCGGCGGCTACTGTCTGCAGGCGTTCCTCCACGCCATGCAGCAATTCTGCACGCAGACTCTCGTAGGTTTCGCGACGTTGGATGCGACTTTGTTTCTCTTCGTTCTGTAACTCAGCGAGCAACTGTGCCCGTTCCTCCTTACTTAAATTTTTGATGTTTACAGTTGTTTCCATATTCTTTTGTAATTAAAAATTAATTTTCTATTGAATTGTTTACGGATAGCATAACAACGGTTCCCCTCGCCTCGGAGGAGCCTGGGGAGGC
The nucleotide sequence above comes from Segatella oris. Encoded proteins:
- a CDS encoding terminase gpP N-terminus-related DNA-binding protein; this translates as MTKETEKKKSLARSLYLAGMEQNEIAEKVEVSRITISRWVNNEGWKEARAAKNISRPELVNKLLLTIDGMIENVNKSNDPTLVGSLADKLSKLSSTIEKLDKKANVIDAIEVFMAFNRWIQDQASYDPEITPELIKAINKYQNKFLMERMQNPSTL
- a CDS encoding DUF3164 family protein; this translates as METTVNIKNLSKEERAQLLAELQNEEKQSRIQRRETYESLRAELLHGVEERLQTVAADVQSFHDWLQGEVEGFVGVMRDYGQLRKSDQRSYTITDGDFRLEIASNKVKGFDERADLAAERLIDYLKRYMKKSEKGADDPMYQMAMTLLERNKSGDLDYKSISKLYELEDKFDSEYSEIMGLFKEANVVQKNAVNYYFSKRNPETNVWRRIEPSFCRM
- a CDS encoding phage protein Gp36 family protein encodes the protein MFVTDEDYRVVIGEAALKVVSQTSADIRAGAEREAMEEIAGYLRPVYDTEAAFKAEGDNRNRLIVMYACDIALYHMTAAMPQKMGSEIRKERYERAIKWLEGVQAGKIIPALPVATDAATGEPSGTGVVWHSQKPLRHNW
- a CDS encoding N-acetylmuramoyl-L-alanine amidase; protein product: MSKSIQYLVIHCTATPEGREVSADEIRRWHTAPPPAGRGWKQVGYTDMVHLDGRVERLVNNNEDANVDPWEVTNGAAGYNSVSRHIVYVGGCDKAGKPKDTRTEAQREALKRYVEDFHARFPQIRIVGHHELNPGKACPSFDVPTWLRSIGIRQV
- a CDS encoding phage virion morphogenesis protein: MSNNDLEQVFARILNDIRVELKDEFDRNFERQGFFSEKWERRKSPLRPGRATLVNTGKLRSSVMARATADGVTFYTTHPAAEIHNEGGEIKVTARMRRYFWARHYAAVGGFGRKKNGELRGDKRTRQLSSEAAFWKYMALMRVGSVIHIPRRQFLGASPEVEKAVTEIIEKKLSEYFNNEFKLK
- a CDS encoding DUF3168 domain-containing protein; translated protein: MRKELYEAIKAAIEKAEDVKHIDLWNHNVEFIEQEEGWERPAVFVEFGPITWQPYVGGGYHGEGSVRLHVVTDWVEGGQEAAWALIAQIRAAMDSVEGDSFHGLRLTETITNHNHEDILESIEVYGVKGVL
- a CDS encoding HK97 family phage prohead protease, which produces MGKRVRISNESLNCYGFRVLTAGIDVEQYKRNPVLLYMHERGNVVGYVKDPKVENDEITGELMFDCASEQSERCQKQFEFGSLRMVSAGLEIIETSEDPALLVPGQTRPTITKSRLFEVSVADVGANDDAIVLEKDGKRITLSKDGTCGLPLINQNNNQNQEDMEQKVIALQLGLPETATEKEINEKLAQLTAVQQENDTLKAEAQKLTDARIAQLVDTAIAEKRLDAQHKEQFVELGKKIGAEELENTLQAMKPQVKLSSMLGHHGSAPVSDSEKTYTKLSEVPADELVKLRAENVDEYKKLYEAEYGMKCEL
- a CDS encoding phage minor head protein: MMKGLFKQKGASLDINIIASKEAQTFVETHADVLNSAFEQTKMSSTMRDSLEHSTYIFSGLKTFHELNEAFPSLVDEQGNKKPFERFLNDVQKVDKTYNEHYLRAEYNFTHAAADMAAKWEEFAEDGDRYNLQYRTVGDDHVRPEHAALNGTTLPFSDAFWDSYYPPNGWNCRCTVVQVRKTKYPETPREEAYRRGAEALVNDTRGIFRFNPGKQGKAMPDYNPYSIRRCNDCDLAKGKTNLAFVPENELCAACRLVRQCFGDKSKSDRAIERIHYLHEMEPLLKVKHEKPIEGGTIKVGFSTYGNKHIFSDTFGRSKVLEKEDLKDLGKILANSTFVDTSALTHPRKDNIQQFYYYEAELHGKKVRLNVAKEVRIRKNGHIVTDYYLYSVNDIK
- a CDS encoding DUF935 family protein, giving the protein MNIRNIFSSLRGRDNDRILRTPYGTFNLAKDDEKARVKHVIMQLQQTTDALTRKDIADWRRAWQAAINIDNPNRSPLYDIYRDTDADGHLSGCIRQREGFVMAKSFKIVDDKGEDKPELLDYFDHAWFKDFCQYVLDSRYWGHSLIELGDIIGAGTAAMTYDCVRLIPRKHVIPEYGRVIMQLGQDWRAGIDYHSPAVAPSLIEAGKPYDLGLLLKATLHTIPKKNMLAFWDTFGEIFGMPMRIAKTSSRDKKEIDRLHRMLIDAGASQTAVMPLDTELEFVESTKADAYHVYNERVSRANSEISKLIIGQTMTIEDGSSLSQSQTHLQVLQNLVEGDADMLRDVINNQLLPRMVAHKFPLAGCRFDWNDAIDYTPEQQVAYESMIADRYDVDPAYFAEKYAMPVGERRNPTPTLPQGEGEETGGKKKMSWGGAVHFFD